From one Suricata suricatta isolate VVHF042 chromosome 8, meerkat_22Aug2017_6uvM2_HiC, whole genome shotgun sequence genomic stretch:
- the LOC115298362 gene encoding cyclin-L2 isoform X1 — translation MSPGVRSLSGPCSSKPRSRLCRIVLLCRRRTGALGVPGALQCFLPLLCRNYMNDSLRTDVFVRFQPESIACACIYLAARTLEIPLPNRPHWFLLFGATEEEIQEICLKILQLYTRKKVDLTHLEGEVEKRRHAIEEAKAQAKGLPPPGAQVLDNTAGFSPAPKLAESPKEGKGNKPSPLSVKNAKRKTEGMKKAKADSPVNGLPKGRGSRSRSGSREQSYSRSPSRSASPKRRKSDSGSTSGGSKSQSRSRSRSDSPPRQAHRGVPYKGSKVRSYRKSKDCKYPTQKPHKSRSRSSSRSRSRSRERADNSGKYKKKSHYYRDQRRERSRSYERAGHRYERDHPGHSRHRR, via the exons ATGTCTCCAGGAGTCCGGAGCCTCTCAGGACCGTGTAGCTCTAAGCCTAGGAGTAGACTGTGTAGAATAGTGCTCTTGTGTAGACGGCGCACGGGTGCCCTGGGGGTGCCCGGGGCGTTGCAATGCTTCCTGCCTCTGCTTTGCAGGAATTACATGAACGACAGCCTGCGCACGGACGTCTTCGTGAGGTTCCAGCCTGAGAGCATCGCCTGCGCCTGCATCTACCTTGCCGCCCGGACGCTGGAG ATCCCTTTGCCCAATCGTCCCcattggtttcttttgtttggaGCAACTGAAGAAGAAATTCAAGAAATCTGCTTAAAAATCCTGCAGCTTTATACCCGGAAAAAG GTTGATCTTACACACCTCGAAGGTGAAGTGGAGAAGAGAAGGCACGCCATTGAAGAGGCCAAGGCACAGGCTAAGGGCCTGCCGCCTCCTGGCGCCCAGGTTCTGGACAACACTGCAGGGTTCTCACCTGCCCCCAAGCTGG CAGAATCTcccaaagaagggaaaggaaacaagCCTTCCCCGctctctgtgaagaatgccaaGAGGAAGACGGAGGGCATGAAGAAAGCCAAGGCTGATAGCCCAGTGAATGG CTTGCCGAAGGGGCGagggagccgaagtcggagcggGAGTCGGGAGCAGAGCTACTCGAGGTCCCCGTCGCGATCTGCTTCTCCTAAGAGGAG AAAAAGTGACAGTGGCTCCACGTCTGGCGGGTCCAAGTCACAGAGCCGCTCGCGGAGCAGGAGTGACTCCCCACCAAGACAGGCACACAGAGGTGTTCCCTACAAAGGCTCCAAGGTGAGGAGCTACCGGAAGTCCAAGGACTGCAAGTACCCCACCCAGAAGCCACACAAGTCCCGGAGCCGGAGCTCCTCTCGCTCTCGAAGCCGCTCACGGGAGCGGGCAGATAATTCTgggaaatacaagaaaaaaagtcattacTATAGAGATCAGCGAAGGGAGCGCTCTCGGTCTTATGAGCGGGCAGGCCATCGCTACGAGCGGGACCACCCTGGGCACAGCAGGCACCGGAGGTGA
- the LOC115298362 gene encoding cyclin-L2 isoform X2, with the protein MNDSLRTDVFVRFQPESIACACIYLAARTLEIPLPNRPHWFLLFGATEEEIQEICLKILQLYTRKKVDLTHLEGEVEKRRHAIEEAKAQAKGLPPPGAQVLDNTAGFSPAPKLAESPKEGKGNKPSPLSVKNAKRKTEGMKKAKADSPVNGLPKGRGSRSRSGSREQSYSRSPSRSASPKRRKSDSGSTSGGSKSQSRSRSRSDSPPRQAHRGVPYKGSKVRSYRKSKDCKYPTQKPHKSRSRSSSRSRSRSRERADNSGKYKKKSHYYRDQRRERSRSYERAGHRYERDHPGHSRHRR; encoded by the exons ATGAACGACAGCCTGCGCACGGACGTCTTCGTGAGGTTCCAGCCTGAGAGCATCGCCTGCGCCTGCATCTACCTTGCCGCCCGGACGCTGGAG ATCCCTTTGCCCAATCGTCCCcattggtttcttttgtttggaGCAACTGAAGAAGAAATTCAAGAAATCTGCTTAAAAATCCTGCAGCTTTATACCCGGAAAAAG GTTGATCTTACACACCTCGAAGGTGAAGTGGAGAAGAGAAGGCACGCCATTGAAGAGGCCAAGGCACAGGCTAAGGGCCTGCCGCCTCCTGGCGCCCAGGTTCTGGACAACACTGCAGGGTTCTCACCTGCCCCCAAGCTGG CAGAATCTcccaaagaagggaaaggaaacaagCCTTCCCCGctctctgtgaagaatgccaaGAGGAAGACGGAGGGCATGAAGAAAGCCAAGGCTGATAGCCCAGTGAATGG CTTGCCGAAGGGGCGagggagccgaagtcggagcggGAGTCGGGAGCAGAGCTACTCGAGGTCCCCGTCGCGATCTGCTTCTCCTAAGAGGAG AAAAAGTGACAGTGGCTCCACGTCTGGCGGGTCCAAGTCACAGAGCCGCTCGCGGAGCAGGAGTGACTCCCCACCAAGACAGGCACACAGAGGTGTTCCCTACAAAGGCTCCAAGGTGAGGAGCTACCGGAAGTCCAAGGACTGCAAGTACCCCACCCAGAAGCCACACAAGTCCCGGAGCCGGAGCTCCTCTCGCTCTCGAAGCCGCTCACGGGAGCGGGCAGATAATTCTgggaaatacaagaaaaaaagtcattacTATAGAGATCAGCGAAGGGAGCGCTCTCGGTCTTATGAGCGGGCAGGCCATCGCTACGAGCGGGACCACCCTGGGCACAGCAGGCACCGGAGGTGA
- the AURKAIP1 gene encoding aurora kinase A-interacting protein — MFLMRLTSQLFRAVPRAGCSWPWPVSGVLGRRACWPCYSTQPTGPSGAASTPGKGFQLELEEMLVPRKMSISPLESWLTAHYLLPRLAAGSPGPVAPAQLYEGPPSQEGEPAEQGIEGIWDAPRMQCKNVLKIRRRKMNHHKYRKLVKRTRFLRRKVREGRLKRKQIKFERDLRRIWLKAGLKEAPAGWQTPKIYLKGK; from the exons ATGTTCCTGATGCGCCTCACTTCTCAGCTGTTTAGGGCTGTTCCTCGAGCAG GTTGCAGTTGGCCCTGGCCAGTCTCAGGGGTGCTAGGCAGGCGTGCCTGTTGGCCCTGCTACAGCACGCAGCCGACAGGCCCAAGCGGAGCTGCCTCCACCCCTGGCAAGGGATtccagctggagctggaggagaTGCTGGTCCCCAGGAAGATGTCCATCAGTCCCCTGGAGAGCTGGCTGACCGCCCACTACCTCCTACCCAGACTAGCTGCTGGGAGCCCAGGGCCCGTGGCTCCAGCCCAACTCTATGAGGGTCCACCTAGCCAAGAGGGGGAACCGGCTGAGCAGGGGATAGAGGGGATCTGGGATGCACCCCGGATGCAGTGCAAAAATGTGCTGAAGATTCGCCGGCGGAAGATGAATCATCACAAGTACCGAAAACTGGTCAAAAGGACTCGGTTCCTGCGGCGGAAGGTCCGGGAAGGACGCCTGAAACGGAAGCAG ATCAAGTTCGAGAGAGACCTGAGGCGCATCTGGCTGAAGGCAGGCTTGAAGGAAGCCCCTGCGGGCTGGCAGACCCCCAAGATCTACCTGAAGGGCAAATGA